The following are from one region of the Pocillopora verrucosa isolate sample1 chromosome 3, ASM3666991v2, whole genome shotgun sequence genome:
- the LOC136280016 gene encoding uncharacterized protein, with translation MGSEISKEEIQKRKNLEHNLSKMQRSLHVTAHAHYVSSEYYRKWNVRLQYMSLAVGAGGATGGLASTFNWKTFVGHNPRLAPLVAAFSATSAILSVTIHLLPKIQSMPANLYQMHFNSGIECQYLEKKVKFMSETEVWDSKIPWASLASKYETLLRDKKDVDSVIQTDYWAYRKALKLIEERDREKRDQSVRVGEGTMQ, from the coding sequence ATGGGTTCAGAAATTTCAAAGGAGGAGATACAAAAGCGAAAAAACTTAGAACATAACCTTAGTAAAATGCAACGTAGCCTTCACGTGACTGCTCACGCTCACTACGTATCTTCGGAATACTACAGAAAGTGGAACGTTAGACTTCAATACATGTCTCTTGCGGTAGGTGCAGGTGGTGCCACAGGAGGCTTAGCATCAACATTTAATTGGAAAACGTTCGTTGGACATAATCCTCGCCTTGCACCACTCGTCGCTGCGTTTTCAGCAACTTCAGCTATCCTATCCGTTACCATACATTTGTTACCGAAGATCCAGAGTATGCCTGCAAATCTATATCAGATGCACTTTAACTCTGGAATAGAATGCCAGTATCTcgaaaaaaaggtaaagtttATGTCGGAGACCGAAGTTTGGGATTCCAAAATACCGTGGGCATCTCTGGCATCAAAGTACGAAACCCTGCTCAGGGACAAGAAAGACGTGGATAGCGTGATACAAACCGACTATTGGGCTTACCGAAAAGCTTTAAAGCTAATTGAGGAAAGAGATAGAGAGAAACGAGACCAAAGTGTAAGAGTAGGAGAAGGAACCATGCAATGA
- the LOC131776997 gene encoding uncharacterized protein, whose translation MGSGISKEEKQKAEEEEKRKRTNLERRLGIMNRRLYITHLSHYESAKYYRKWDIRLQYLSLVVGAGGATGGLASTFNWKAFVGHNPRLAPLVAATSATLAILSVIVQLLPKIQSMPADLHKMHLKAGTECQYLEEKVKFMSETEVWDYKVPWESLASKYETLLSDKKEVNSMIQTEEWAYQKNWENVEKWDRKREQSVRVEEGTKQ comes from the coding sequence ATGGGTTCAGGAATTTCGAAGGAGGAGAAGCAAAAAGCGGAAGAGGAGGAGAAACGAAAGCGGACAAACTTAGAGCGTCGTCTTGGCATAATGAATCGTCGTCTTTACATTACTCATCTAAGCCATTACGAATCTGCGAAATACTACAGAAAGTGGGACATCAGGCTTCAATACTTGTCTCTTGTGGTAGGTGCAGGTGGTGCCACAGGAGGCTTAGCATCAACATTTAATTGGAAAGCGTTCGTTGGACATAATCCTCGCCTTGCACCACTCGTCGCTGCGACTTCAGCAACTTTAGCTATCCTATCCGTTATCGTACAGTTGTTACCGAAGATCCAGAGTATGCCTGCTGATCTACACAAGATGCACCTTAAAGCTGGAACAGAATGTCAGTATCTCGAAGAAAAGGTAAAGTTTATGTCGGAAACCGAAGTTTGGGATTACAAAGTACCTTGGGAATCTCTGGCATCAAAGTACGAAACCCTGCTCAGCGACAAGAAAGAAGTGAATAGCATGATACAAACCGAAGAGTGGGCTTACCAGAAAAATTGGGAGAACGTTGAGAAATGGGACAGAAAGAGAGAACAAAGTGTAAGAGTAGAAGAAGGAACCAAGCAATGA
- the LOC131776995 gene encoding E3 ubiquitin-protein ligase Siah1 encodes MNRQPSSQPSQKPSRMNVSQPGGPTNADLASIFECPVCFDYVLPPILQCSSGHLVCSNCRPKLTCCPTCRGPLGSIRNLAMEKVANTVSFPCKYASAGCEVNLPHNEKPEHEESCEFRPYSCPCPGASCKWQGSLDSVMPHLMHAHKSITTLQGEDIVFLATDINLPGAVDWVMMQSCFGHHFMLVLEKQEKIEGLQQFYAIVQLIGTRKQAENFVYRLELNGNRRRLAWEATPRSIHEGIASAILNSDCLVFDTNIAHLFADNGNLGINVTISMVS; translated from the coding sequence ATGAATCGACAGCCAAGCTCGCAGCCTTCTCAGAAACCATCGAGAATGAACGTATCTCAGCCTGGAGGACCAACGAATGCCGACTTGGCGAGTATTTTTGAATGTCCTGTGTGTTTTGATTATGTTCTTCCTCCAATTCTTCAATGTAGCAGCGGCCATTTAGTGTGCTCGAACTGCCGACCCAAATTGACTTGTTGCCCAACATGTCGTGGGCCTTTGGGCAGTATCCGAAATCTGGCGATGGAAAAGGTTGCCAACACGGTATCGTTCCCCTGTAAGTATGCTTCGGCTGGCTGTGAAGTAAACTTACCACATAATGAAAAACCGGAACACGAAGAATCTTGCGAGTTTCGTCCCTACTCATGTCCTTGTCCTGGGGCTTCTTGTAAATGGCAAGGTTCGCTGGACTCGGTCATGCCTCATCTGATGCACGCTCATAAATCCATCACAACCCTTCAGGGAGAAGACATCGTTTTCTTAGCTACTGACATAAACCTTCCTGGCGCCGTAGACTGGGTAATGATGCAATCTTGCTTTGGACATCATTTCATGTTAGTGCTCGAAAAACAGGAGAAAATCGAGGGACTTCAACAGTTTTACGCTATTGTACAGTTAATTGGAACTCGTAAACAAGCAGAGAATTTCGTCTATCGTCTTGAATTAAATGGAAACCGACGAAGGCTTGCCTGGGAAGCTACACCGCGAAGTATACACGAAGGAATCGCCTCTGCTATCTTAAACAGCGATTGCCTCGTATTTGATACAAATATTGCTCACTTATTTGCCGACAATGGAAATCTGGGAATAAATGTTACGATATCTATGGTCAGTTAA